Proteins co-encoded in one Bacillus infantis NRRL B-14911 genomic window:
- a CDS encoding Ldh family oxidoreductase, whose product MRVSQKFDWEKLQKFCSDVFIKAGVKREDAETVAESLIQADLRGIDSHGVVRTDIYIKRIEKNMMNPFAEISIEEETDATALVNGHNQLGAIVGSKALDLALHKAKEKGAAIVGVKGSNHFGTGAFYVSKAIEKDMILLVLSNASQTMPPTGGVRPFIGTNPLAIGVPAGEEEAFILDMATSVVARGKIIVAAQKGEDIPLGWAIDKHGNPTTNAQDALEGSVLPLGGPKGYGISMFIDILAGVLTGAGFGRYVNNMYENWNDPQNVGHFFLAIDINSFMPIETFKKRIDMYLREIKAEPRAIGVDKIYIPGEIESFKVKERKKNGIELPSKVVEELRLIGDQYSVNLMNAIISEADQHKEALK is encoded by the coding sequence TTGAGAGTATCTCAAAAATTTGATTGGGAAAAACTTCAGAAATTCTGCTCGGATGTTTTTATAAAGGCAGGTGTTAAGAGGGAAGATGCTGAGACTGTAGCTGAGTCGTTAATTCAAGCCGATCTGCGGGGAATAGACTCGCACGGTGTCGTTCGAACAGATATATATATAAAGAGAATTGAAAAAAACATGATGAATCCTTTTGCTGAAATTTCTATTGAGGAAGAAACTGATGCTACTGCATTAGTGAATGGCCATAATCAATTGGGTGCCATTGTCGGCAGCAAAGCTCTTGATCTTGCTTTACATAAAGCGAAAGAAAAAGGAGCTGCAATCGTAGGAGTTAAAGGTTCAAACCATTTTGGAACAGGTGCTTTCTACGTATCTAAAGCTATTGAAAAAGATATGATTCTATTGGTCTTATCAAATGCATCACAAACAATGCCACCAACAGGAGGGGTCAGGCCTTTTATTGGAACCAACCCTTTAGCCATAGGGGTTCCTGCTGGCGAAGAGGAGGCATTTATTTTAGATATGGCTACAAGTGTAGTGGCAAGAGGCAAGATTATTGTTGCAGCTCAAAAAGGAGAAGACATACCTTTGGGATGGGCAATAGACAAACATGGGAATCCAACCACAAATGCACAGGATGCATTAGAAGGATCTGTATTGCCTCTGGGTGGACCTAAAGGGTATGGGATTTCTATGTTTATAGATATTCTGGCCGGAGTTTTAACGGGTGCTGGATTTGGAAGGTATGTGAATAATATGTATGAAAACTGGAATGATCCACAAAATGTCGGACATTTCTTTCTTGCCATCGATATTAATAGTTTTATGCCAATTGAAACATTTAAGAAGCGGATTGACATGTATTTGAGAGAAATTAAAGCTGAACCAAGGGCAATTGGAGTAGATAAGATTTATATTCCAGGAGAAATCGAGTCATTTAAAGTGAAGGAACGAAAGAAAAATGGAATTGAGCTGCCAAGTAAAGTTGTGGAAGAATTAAGGCTAATTGGTGACCAGTATAGTGTAAATTTGATGAATGCAATAATTTCAGAGGCAGATCAACATAAGGAGGCGCTTAAATAA
- a CDS encoding RraA family protein: protein MNNIGFRVLPIKNRVSKEIIEQYRSVVTPHISDNLNRMHAIGAKLRPYHKKGKLIGTAVTVKTRPGDNLLVHKAIDLAEPGDVIVVDAGGDTTNAIVGEIMLRIAKRNGITGFIIDGAIRDTKAFAEGDFPVYAVGVTHRGPYKDGPGEINVPISIDGMCVNPGDLIIGDEDGIAVIPQENAEELLYKVKAQEVKESEIFESIENGTIDRSWIDETLQKRGCELESISKI from the coding sequence ATGAACAATATTGGATTTCGTGTGCTGCCTATTAAAAATAGGGTGAGTAAAGAGATAATCGAACAATATAGAAGTGTTGTAACCCCTCATATTAGCGACAATTTGAATCGTATGCATGCCATTGGGGCAAAGCTTCGGCCTTATCATAAAAAAGGGAAGCTGATAGGAACAGCTGTTACTGTTAAGACACGGCCCGGCGATAATTTACTGGTCCATAAAGCCATTGATCTTGCTGAGCCTGGTGACGTAATTGTGGTTGACGCAGGCGGGGATACAACGAACGCAATTGTTGGTGAGATTATGCTCCGCATTGCAAAACGCAATGGAATTACCGGATTTATCATTGATGGGGCCATTCGCGATACGAAAGCATTTGCAGAAGGGGATTTTCCTGTTTACGCTGTCGGCGTTACCCATCGAGGCCCATATAAAGATGGTCCAGGGGAAATAAATGTACCCATATCAATTGATGGAATGTGTGTGAATCCAGGGGATTTGATTATTGGGGACGAGGATGGAATCGCTGTTATCCCGCAGGAAAATGCTGAAGAATTGTTATATAAAGTAAAAGCACAGGAAGTAAAAGAATCTGAAATTTTCGAATCGATAGAAAATGGAACGATTGACCGAAGCTGGATAGATGAAACATTACAGAAAAGGGGATGTGAACTTGAGAGTATCTCAAAAATTTGA
- a CDS encoding LacI family DNA-binding transcriptional regulator, with the protein MKVTISDVAKKASVSKSTVSRIINGNHEQNTQETVNKVLKVIEELDYKPNALARSLKSTKTNVIGIILSKLQNQFWSSVLEGVEDTCRSYGYNLMICNSNEDGQLEEEHIRSLQMHQLDGLIINPTLKNKLLYKKLTDNKFPFILMNRKLYDQDVHMVTVDNIKGARVAIEHLIQTGRRKIAIFLYPPAEISPRLERLEGYKQALIKNGIKVNQSLIQIVGEEAGEVEEAVKRLLNSPDRPDAIFSTNNMMTLSILEGIKSQQIMVPQDLGLIGYDETVWAKHLNPPLTTVNQPSYEMGTIAAKKLIYLIEGKEDQMAEKVVSLEPNLIIRKSCGADKSY; encoded by the coding sequence ATGAAGGTTACAATTTCAGATGTAGCAAAAAAAGCTAGTGTTTCCAAATCAACAGTTTCCAGAATTATTAATGGCAATCACGAACAAAACACACAAGAGACAGTGAATAAAGTATTGAAGGTAATAGAAGAACTTGATTATAAACCCAATGCACTTGCAAGAAGCTTAAAGTCAACTAAAACAAATGTCATAGGCATTATATTATCAAAACTTCAGAATCAATTCTGGTCCAGTGTATTAGAAGGGGTTGAAGATACTTGCAGAAGCTACGGGTATAACCTGATGATTTGTAACTCAAATGAAGATGGGCAACTGGAGGAGGAACATATCCGTTCGCTTCAGATGCACCAGCTTGATGGCTTAATCATTAACCCCACCCTGAAAAATAAATTGCTTTATAAAAAATTAACAGATAACAAATTTCCATTTATTTTAATGAATCGAAAACTATATGATCAAGATGTTCATATGGTTACAGTGGATAACATTAAAGGTGCCAGGGTAGCGATTGAACATCTCATCCAGACAGGGAGAAGGAAAATCGCCATATTTTTATACCCTCCAGCCGAAATAAGTCCAAGGCTTGAGCGGTTAGAAGGATATAAGCAAGCCCTTATAAAAAATGGTATTAAAGTAAACCAGTCTCTTATTCAAATAGTTGGGGAAGAAGCTGGAGAAGTAGAGGAAGCAGTAAAACGTTTACTTAATTCTCCTGATCGTCCAGATGCAATTTTTTCGACAAATAACATGATGACACTGAGTATCCTGGAAGGTATAAAAAGCCAGCAGATTATGGTTCCTCAAGATTTGGGGCTTATTGGTTATGATGAAACAGTTTGGGCAAAGCATTTAAATCCCCCGCTTACTACGGTTAATCAGCCATCGTATGAAATGGGCACTATAGCAGCTAAAAAGTTGATTTATCTAATTGAAGGGAAAGAAGACCAGATGGCTGAAAAAGTTGTATCGTTAGAACCTAATTTAATCATAAGGAAGTCTTGTGGTGCTGATAAATCTTATTAA